Proteins co-encoded in one Maylandia zebra isolate NMK-2024a linkage group LG16, Mzebra_GT3a, whole genome shotgun sequence genomic window:
- the LOC101470069 gene encoding SH3 domain-binding protein 4 isoform X2 → MAAHRIRATTNNNASLPRCKSEGTLIDLTEGVSEASLTDVKVPSPSALRLDTTASFGTAREVVAIKDYCPSSFTTLKFSKGDRLYVLDSSGGEWWYAHNNKEMGYIPAAYVEPINYRDSSFSDSGMIDTVGDCNEEAAKEMDLLGEWAGVILKPTTFQNGNPFATNHTSTNPFLNGGPQSSLDQNSNEKSVDLLLFDTVTPSLPKSTSSTVDINGFGSGVISLNPVSPVGVGQVMRRDNPFFRSKRSYSLSELSILQAQSDAPQASASFFGGLKAPAPEQFQSREDFRTAWLTHRKLARSCHDLDSLGQNPGWGQTQPVETNIVCRLDSSGGAVQLPETSISIHVPEGHVAPGDTQQISIKALLDPPLELNSDRCTTVSPVVEIKLSNMETKTTVTLEMKVSVVVKMESRQTTEVLCVRSDCKEGPYTPVPQAYMYGDTVQVCLDNLEPCMYVCVVAQAQSLSPNSTVWEHVVKKITLGVYGPKHIHPSFKTVVAMFGHDCAPKTLLVSEVGKQAQSAPPVALQLWGKHQFILSRPQDLRVGVYSNMANYEVKASEQARVVRGFQVKLGKVSRLVYVIASRADDVSDFTLRIQVKDDQDCILAQFCVQTPTPPPKAGPKTSAQRRFLKKKEVGKIVLSPLAIATKYPVFQDRRINNLKFGKLIKTVIRQTKNQYLLEYRKGDFVALLSEEKIKLKGQLWTKEWYIGYYQGRMGLVHCKNVLVVGKVKPIYFTGPDLTTSLLLEQILKPCKFLTYIYASVRTILMENIGNWRAFADALGYVNLPLTHFCRAELDSEPERVASVLERLKEDCNNAESKERKSFQKELLTLP, encoded by the exons ATGGCTGCCCATCGAATCAGAGCCACGACGAACAACAACGCTTCCCTGCCTCGCTGCAAATCAGAGGGAACGCTCATCGATCTCACCGAAGGAGTGTCAGAAGCCAGTCTCACCGATGTCAAAG tgcCTTCTCCCAGTGCCTTACGACTGGACACAACTGCCTCCTTTGGCACTGCCAGGGAGGTTGTTGCCATTAAGGACTACTGCCCGTCTAGCTTCACCACCCTGAAGTTCTCTAAAGGAGATCGCCTCTATGTTCTGGACTCGTCAGGAGGAGAGTGGTGGTATGCCCACAATAACAAAGAGATGGGTTACATTCCTGCAGCATATGTGGAGCCCATTAACTACAGAGACTCGTCCTTCAGCGACAGTGGGATGATTGACACTGTGGGAGACTGCAATGAGGAGGCAGCCAAAGAAATGGACCTTCTAGGCGAGTGGGCAGGAGTGATTCTTAAACCAACCACCTTCCAAAATGGAAATCCTTTTGCAACTAACCATACCTCTACAAATCCCTTTCTAAACGGGGGTCCCCAGAGCTCACTTGATCAAAACAGTAATGAAAAATCAGTTgatcttcttctgtttgataCCGTCACTCCATCGTTGCCCAAGTCCACCAGCAGCACTGTTGACATTAATGGTTTTGGCAGCGGTGTTATCAGTTTGAACCCTGTAAGTCCTGTGGGGGTCGGTCAGGTTATGCGCAGAGACAACCCGTTTTTTAGAAGCAAACGTTCCTACAGTCTGTCGGAGTTATCCATCCTGCAGGCACAGTCCGATGCTCCTCAGGCCTCTGCTAGTTTCTTTGGAGGCCTTAAAGCACCAGCACCAGAGCAGTTTCAGAGCAGGGAGGATTTCCGGACTGCATGGCTTACACACCGCAAGTTGGCCAGGTCCTGCCATGATTTGGATTCCCTTGGCCAGAACCCAGGCTGGGGCCAAACGCAGCCGGTGGAGACTAACATCGTATGTCGACTAGACAGCTCAGGCGGAGCTGTCCAGCTTCCGGAAACCAGCATCAGCATCCATGTACCAGAGGGCCATGTCGCCCCTGGGGATACACAGCAGATCTCAATTAAAGCTCTGCTAGACCCGCCGCTAGAGCTCAACAGTGACCGCTGTACCACTGTCAGCCCTGTGGTGGAGATTAAACTCAGCAACATGGAAACCAAAACCACTGTTACCCTGGAGATGAAAGTGTCTGTTGTGGTAAAAATGGAGAGCAGGCAGACTACTGAAGTCTTGTGTGTACGAAGTGATTGTAAAGAGGGACCTTACACTCCTGTTCCTCAGGCATACATGTATGGAGACACAGTCCAGGTGTGCCTGGATAACCTTGAGCCATGTATGTACGTGTGTGTCGTGGCTCAGGCTCAATCCTTATCTCCAAATTCCACAGTTTGGGAGCATGTGGTTAAGAAGATAACTTTGGGAGTGTATGGTCCcaaacacatccatccatccttcaaaACAGTGGTGGCTATGTTCGGCCATGATTGTGCGCCAAAGACACTGTTGGTGAGTGAGGTTGGCAAGCAGGCCCAGTCTGCACCACCAGTTGCTCTCCAGCTCTGGGGCAAACACCAGTTTATCCTGTCCCGACCGCAGGACCTTCGTGTAGGAGTTTATTCCAACATGGCCAATTATGAGGTAAAGGCTAGTGAGCAGGCCAGGGTAGTTCGAGGATTCCAAGTTAAGCTAGGCAAAGTCAGCAGGCTTGTCTATGTCATTGCATCACGCGCAGACGATGTGTCGGATTTCACCCTAAGAATCCAGGTCAAAGATGACCAAGATTGTATACTGGCCCAGTTTTGTGTCCAGACACCAACACCGCCACCCAAAGCAGGCCCAAAGACATCAGCGCAACGGCGATTCCTGAAGAAGAAGGAAGTTGGTAAGATTGTCTTGTCTCCTCTTGCCATTGCCACTAAGTATCCTGTTTTTCAGGACAGGAGAATAAACAACCTGAAGTTTGGAAAGTTAATCAAAACTGTCATACGACAAACAAAAAATCAGTACTTGCTTGAATATAGGAAAGGAGATTTTGTAGCTCTGTTAAGTGAGGAGAAGATCAAGCTGAAGGGCCAGTTGTGGACAAAAGAATGGTACATTGGATATTATCAGGGCAGAATGGGACTTGTTCATTGTAAGAATGTGCTAGTGGTCGGCAAAGTTAAGCCAATTTACTTCACTGGGCCTGACCTCACAACCTCATTGTTACTTGAGCAGATACTGAAGCCCTGCAAGTTCCTCACATATATTTACGCCTCTGTAAGAACTATATTGATGGAGAACATTGGCAACTGGCGAGCATTCGCAGATGCACTTGGATATGTCAACCTACCCTTAACGCATTTTTGCCGCGCTGAGCTGGACAGCGAACCAGAGAGGGTTGCATCAGTGTTGGAGAGGCTGAAGGAAGACTGCAACAATGCCGagagcaaagagaggaagtcctTCCAGAAAGAACTCCTGACA CTGCCTTAG